The following proteins come from a genomic window of Platichthys flesus chromosome 1, fPlaFle2.1, whole genome shotgun sequence:
- the fgf7 gene encoding fibroblast growth factor 7 encodes MRKWMLTWNLQNPFSGLYLHAIFLLGSVRVVYSDCTPEQLAAIMNCSKHERHTRNYDYMEGGDVRIRQLFSRTQWFLKIDDRGNITGTQDATDCNSILEIRTVSEGGVLAIKGVKSQLYICMTKAGVLQGEETYNEKCNFKEVFLENYFNAYSSAKWTKNGKEMFIALSQKGRPMRGKKTRRKHIASHFIPMKCREEERRVE; translated from the exons ATGCGCAAATGGATGCTGACATGGAACCTTCAAAATCCGTTCTCGGGACTGTACTTGCATGCCATCTTCCTGTTGGGCAGCGTGCGTGTGGTCTACAGTGACTGCACTCCAGAGCAACTTGCTGCCATCATGAACTGCTCCAAACACGAGCGCCACACCAGGAACTACGACTACATGGAGGGGGGAGATGTGCGCATCCGTCAGCTGTTCAGCCGTACACAGTGGTTCCTGAAAATCGACGACAGGGGCAACATCACTGGGACTCAAGATGCCACCGACTGCAACA GTATCCTGGAGATCAGGACCGTGTCCGAAGGGGGCGTCCTGGCCATCAAAGGTGTGAAGAGTCAGCTCTATATCTGTATGACCAAGGCTGGAGTGCTGCAAGGAGAG GAAACCTACAATGAAAAGTGCAACTTCAAAGAGGTCTTCCTAGAAAACTACTTCAACGCTTACTCCTCGGCCAAGTGGACAAAAAACGGCAAAGAAATGTTCATAGCGCTGTCTCAGAAGGGACGGCCGATGCGGgggaagaagacgaggaggaagcaCATAGCATCTCACTTCATCCCCATGAAATGCAGGGAGGAAGAGCGGAGGGTGGAATGA